In Papaver somniferum cultivar HN1 chromosome 1, ASM357369v1, whole genome shotgun sequence, a genomic segment contains:
- the LOC113319529 gene encoding F-box protein At3g07870-like, whose amino-acid sequence MPPNSENSNTDQGLYGFGYDDKIDDFKLVRVSEVHTPIDSSDGYEDEFVIQIFRSIPNSDEVEVSWVRSESRVEIYTLGSNSWRTYECQDMPYYFYSGTKPEVVVNGALHWSADKKSEYYVAIVSFDMANETFKEVARLEGPMLHLVECDHHSIDSNSVAALGGCICILHKTYGVKVDVWVMQEYGVKESWTKRFTITLKSITETSDLEVICEFQNNEILFYTDDGLVYYDPNHNLPLFNANKPD is encoded by the coding sequence ATGCCGCCAAATTCCGAAAATAGCAATACGGATCAGGGATTGTATGGGTTTGGTTATGACGACAAGATTGATGATTTCAAATTGGTAAGAGTTTCCGAAGTTCATACACCTATTGATAGTTCTGATGGTTATGAGGATGAGTTTGTAATTCAGATATTTAGATCTATACCAAATTCTGATGAAGTCGAAGTCTCTTGGGTCAGATCAGAATCCAGAGTGGAGATCTACACATTAGGATCAAATTCATGGAGAACCTATGAGTGTCAGGATATGCCTTACTACTTCTATAGTGGAACAAAACCTGAGGTGGTTGTTAATGGAGCTCTCCATTGGTCGGCCGACAAGAAGAGTGAGTATTATGTAGCTATTGTATCTTTTGATATGGCGAATGAGACATTCAAGGAGGTTGCAAGATTGGAAGGGCCCATGCTACATCTAGTAGAATGCGATCATCATAGTATTGATAGTAATAGTGTGGCTGCGTTAGGAGGGTGCATTTGCATACTTCATAAAACTTATGGTGTTAAAGTCGATGTATGGGTGATGCAGGAATATGGAGTAAAAGAATCGTGGACAAAAAGGTTTACAATTACACTGAAGTCCATTACTGAAACCAGTGATTTGGAGGTGATTTGTGAGTTTCAGAACAATGAGATTCTTTTCTATACTGATGATGGTTTAGTTTATTATGATCCAAATCATAATCTCCCCCTGTTTAATGCCAACAAGCCCGACTGA